Proteins encoded in a region of the Tribolium castaneum strain GA2 chromosome 7, icTriCast1.1, whole genome shotgun sequence genome:
- the LOC107398774 gene encoding uncharacterized protein LOC107398774, whose protein sequence is MFACAILIAPAARSALISNSKVYLRPLSTALSQNPSLVQSPVVQQHKQATLLPAVRSFQTTPVSRDIDSAAKFIGAGAATVGVAGSGSLFIREDNPANRLKFSLSPDFEKVLKSDTFVDKSGLMLAVFETDDQPMVLCTAPRRFGKSVNLSMMQRFLELEVDENGEEKTTVLEEKDNYKLFSSARFNLKVMENKKFVETHFGQYPIIEINFFCSANVKSKSDAVNVCRSAISEAFRQHRYLYKSKLSPLEDDEKKHCEQWCGEFTYTGIPEDKVIKGLGRLAVYLNKFHKRKVFLLVDEYDSIISNALYNVNNADPETELEELEEAASFPIEEFWMWVVYRFPPYWVMYCDGNSEPTIRAKISMDSLKMKFVLYLIGLQ, encoded by the exons atgttcgCCTGCGCTATATTGATCGCCCCCGCCGCCAGGAGCGCC CTTATTTCAAACTCTAAAGTATACTTAAGGCCATTGAGCACCGCCCTCAGCCAAAACCCATCATTAGTCCAGAGTCCTGTCGTTCAGCAACACAAACAAGCCACACTTCTCCCAGCAGTGAGGAGTTTCCAGACCACCCCAGTGTCCAGGGACATCGATTCAGCTGCTAAATTTATTGGTGCAGGCGCTGCCACAGTAGGAGTAGCTGGATCAG GCAGTTTGTTTATTAGGGAGGATAATCCGGccaatcgtttaaaatttagCCTTTCACCGGATTTTGAAAAAGTCTTGAAATCCGATACTTTTGTTGATAAAAGTGGGTTGATGTTAGCAGTTTTTGAAACGGACGATCAACCTATGGTATTGTGTACCGCACCGCGCCGATTTGGCAAATCTGTAAACTTATCTATGATGCAACGATTCTTGGAGTTGGAAGTTGATGAAAATGGAGAAGAGAAAACAACGGTTTTGGAAGAAAAAGACAATTACAAACTGTTCAGTTCAGCAAGGTTCAACTTAAAAGTCATGGAGAATAAGAAGTTTGTAGAAACTCATTTCGGACAATATCCGAtaatcgaaataaattttttctgttCTGCTAACGTGAAAAGCAAATCTGATGCAGTGAATGTGTGTAGAAGCGCTATATCGGAAGCTTTTAGGCAACACAGATACCTTTACAAATCCAAATTGTCACCATTGGAAGACGATGAAAAAAAGCATTGCGAACAATGGTGTGGCGAATTTACCTACACAGGAATTCCAGAGGACAAAGTAATCAAGGGGTTGGGACGCTTGGCAGTTTATCTGAACAAGTTTCATAAAAGAAAGGTTTTTCTACTCGTTGACGAGTACGACTCGATCATTTCAAATGCGTTGTATAATGTGAATAATGCTGATCCAGAGACTGAGCTTGAAGAGCTAGAGGAAGCTGCCTCATTCCCAATTGAA GAATTTTGGATGTGGGTGGTGTATCGATTTCCACCCTATTGGGTAATGTATTGCGATGGCAATTCGGAACCAACAATCCGTGCCAAGATTTCTATGGATTCACTGAAGATGAAGTTTGTACTCTATTTAATCGGTTTGCAGTAA